Below is a genomic region from Rosa chinensis cultivar Old Blush chromosome 5, RchiOBHm-V2, whole genome shotgun sequence.
TTGCAATTACGACAAAAACCATGCCATGACTAAACCAAGTCTCCGATTGGTAAATCTTCAACAGGAGAAGTTGAGAATGGGCCTATAATATATGACTTGCAAAACTAGGCGATAATTTCACTGTCCATGCAAGACCTGTATATGACTTGAGTAGTGTTAATATCAGCTGCATGCGCTATGTCACAGCAGTTTTTCCCTCTCACCTCCAAGCGTATTTCTGGCAATGAATAGACTTTGATTTTGGTGATGAAATCCGCAGAGTGGTTACCACTTGATGAACAAGGCAGCAAACCACGCGGCGCTACTCTTGAATAAGTGGTAACAGTCttgtttccttcaacactctgaTCAatagaatcaaaataaaacacatGAGGAGCTTTACATGGATCGTTTGAGGGCCATCGCGTGTTGAACATGTAGAATGGTGGTCTCACATTCTTCTTATAAGGCCTGAATGTCTCGAGGGGTCTCTGTAAAGTACTCCGAGGGATAACATTTTCGTATATGTGAGCAGAGTAGCCCCATGAGATTGAGAaagaccagttacttggtctgTGGTAACATATGGTTTGTTGAAGAAGACGAGACGGGTCAACTTTTGCTGCCTTCATGAGGTGGTTAACGGACTCGGAACGGTTCATGGAGGGGAAGATTGGGTCAACGGCGTCAAGGTGGTGGAGGGAGAGGAATGGAGACTGTGGATGACTTGATAGAAGACCTGATATGTCACCATGGAGATCAATCTGTAATTACAATAAACAGCAAAAAGCCTTAAAATTACCTgtaaaaaatattaaatggATCACAATGATTTGATCACAGCAAAGATCCTGGTCTTTCAAGACCTAACTCCTAAAACTAATGATTATTGTTTCAAGAAAGGAAATACTAACTTTTTCAATCAACTAATAACATAGAATTTGTAATTAAATAAAAGGGTGATTACCTGGTGAAACCCCTTTTCTTGAGTCAGAGAAACTCCAAAATCGGTTAAACATTCATGCAACATAAAATCACTAACCCTCAAGTAAGGATATCTCTCAATACATTGATCCAACTTTGTTGACAATGCTGCCACTAGTGGGTAACTCAAGGCATAACCAGCACCACCAAATGCCATATCAAACGAAAAATCGAAATTAGACTTAATACACTCCGAACTTGTTCCGATGTAATGGTACTTCTTATGGTCATACTTTGCTAGAACATCAACCAAATTATCAACAACAAGAACGGTATCATCATCTGCCATTACGTACCATCTTACATCCTTGTCACCCTCTCTAAACGTCTCCAAAACTGTACGCACTATTCGTACTTGGACCGGACTCACAATCTTCGGGTACACTTTTAATCCAGTGATGTCCTCATTGACTcgaaaaggaggaaaagaagaaggCCAAGGGAGAAACTGTTTGGTAGGAGCTCTATCC
It encodes:
- the LOC112167986 gene encoding uncharacterized protein LOC112167986; protein product: MCSPLSLNSTITQQKLATPFSLRALFKTLAISSLILVLFYILFFDKSNNYQLSNLLETFKQSFPAATTCPVSHPPTNFSHIVIGIVGSMKTWKQKKAYIEAWWQPNVTRGYLFLDRAPTKQFLPWPSSFPPFRVNEDITGLKVYPKIVSPVQVRIVRTVLETFREGDKDVRWYVMADDDTVLVVDNLVDVLAKYDHKKYHYIGTSSECIKSNFDFSFDMAFGGAGYALSYPLVAALSTKLDQCIERYPYLRVSDFMLHECLTDFGVSLTQEKGFHQIDLHGDISGLLSSHPQSPFLSLHHLDAVDPIFPSMNRSESVNHLMKAAKVDPSRLLQQTICYHRPSNWSFSISWGYSAHIYENVIPRSTLQRPLETFRPYKKNVRPPFYMFNTRWPSNDPCKAPHVFYFDSIDQSVEGNKTVTTYSRVAPRGLLPCSSSGNHSADFITKIKVYSLPEIRLEVRGKNCCDIAHAADINTTQVIYRSCMDSEIIA